TTCGGAGTTCCGCTTGATCAAGCCCCGCACCCCCGCCGGCGTCATGGAGCTGTTGCCTCCCGACCAGATCGCGTTCCAGCGCATGCTCGATACGATCCGCCGCAACTTCGAGCGGTTCGGTTTCGTGCCGGTGGAAACGCCGGTGATGGAGCTGTCGGAGGTGCTGCTGACCAAGTCCGGCGGCGAGACCGAGCGCCAGGTGTATTTCGTCCAGTCCACCGGCGCGCTGAGCAAGGCCGGCGACGGCGAGGGCGTGCCCGAACTGGCGCTGCGCTTCGACCTGACCGTGCCGCTGGCGCGTTACGTGGCCGAGCACGAGCACGAACTGGCGTTCCCGTTCCGCCGTTACCAGATGCAGCGCGTGTACCGCGGCGAGCGCCAGCAGCGCGGCCGTTTCCGCGAGTTCTACCAGTGCGACATCGACGTGATCGGCAAGGACAGTCTGAGCGTGCGCCACGACGCCGAGATGCCGGCGGCGATCTACGCGGTGTTCGCCGAGCTGGACATCGCCAAGTTCACCATCCAGCTCAACAACCGCAAGCTGCTGCGCGGCTACTTCGAAGCGCGCGGCGTGGCCGACGGCGAGCTGCAGGCGCGGGTGCTGCGCGAGGTCGACAAGCTCGACAAGCGCGGCGCCGAGTATGTGCGCGAGACCCTGACCGGGCCGGAGTTCGGCCTGGCCGCCGACGCGGTCGCGGCGATCCTGGAATTCGTGGCGGTGCGTTCGACTTCGCACGAGGACGCGCTGGCGCGCCTGGCCGCGCTGGGCGAGGGCAACGAATCGCTGCGCCAGGGCGTGGCCGAACTGCGCGAGGTGCTGGAGCTGGTGCGCGCGCTGGGCGTGCCGGAAACCCATTACGCGCTGAACTTCTCGATCGCGCGCGGCCTGGACTACTACACCGGCACCGTCTACGAGACCACCCTGGACGAATACCCGCAGATCGGTTCGGTCTGCTCCGGCGGTCGCTACGACGACCTG
The sequence above is a segment of the Lysobacter silvisoli genome. Coding sequences within it:
- the hisS gene encoding histidine--tRNA ligase; amino-acid sequence: MIKPRTPAGVMELLPPDQIAFQRMLDTIRRNFERFGFVPVETPVMELSEVLLTKSGGETERQVYFVQSTGALSKAGDGEGVPELALRFDLTVPLARYVAEHEHELAFPFRRYQMQRVYRGERQQRGRFREFYQCDIDVIGKDSLSVRHDAEMPAAIYAVFAELDIAKFTIQLNNRKLLRGYFEARGVADGELQARVLREVDKLDKRGAEYVRETLTGPEFGLAADAVAAILEFVAVRSTSHEDALARLAALGEGNESLRQGVAELREVLELVRALGVPETHYALNFSIARGLDYYTGTVYETTLDEYPQIGSVCSGGRYDDLASHYSKSKLPGVGISIGLTRLFWQLREAGLVDSASSTVQVLVTQMDAAHLPQCIAVANELRHGGLNTEVVMEPSKLGKQFKYADRAGIRFVVVLGEDEIAKGTVTVKDLRREDQFEVARAELARTLRVELEQSRAMK